One window of the Chanodichthys erythropterus isolate Z2021 chromosome 2, ASM2448905v1, whole genome shotgun sequence genome contains the following:
- the nr1d2a gene encoding nuclear receptor subfamily 1 group D member 2a isoform X2 — translation MQSTKQGVIAYVCSSSSAPSPESFMSDSSNSRSPSSSPPLPTKPSRITDLPAAGLLSKRLHPRDKTLAAKSSITKLNGMVLLCKVCGDVASGFHYGVHACEGCKGFFRRSIQQNIQYKKCLKTESCTIVRINRNRCQQCRFKKCLSVGMSRDAVRFGRIPKREKQRMLLEMQTAMNNMMNNSQLQHVLHGAQTVPCAIETSQSDSSSSSPSPPDSPRSSSDLSRDSESAVPMDTASSCSSDSGEEDAASNGRVPHQDLFTYGSSVSPASSETLSSSKEDEEPQRECWNRWNDNQRRSDCEGGLQGPYREHVTQQCTRQPENLPYHRNGMNKLQTGGNRGHLVCPMSVSPFVDPCKPGHEIWEEFSRSFIPAVREVVEFAKRIPGFQDLSQHDQVNLLKAGTFEVLMVRFVPLFDVNERTVTFLSGRKYSVDLLRSMGAGELLNCMFEFSEKLMALQLNEEEMSLFSAVVLVSADRSAIENVSGVEALQEALIRALRNLIMKNHSNEAAVFTKLLLKLPELRSLNNMHSEELLAFKIQP, via the exons ATGCAATCAACAAAGCAAG GCGTGATAGCCTACGTCTGCTCCTCAAGCTCCGCCCCCAGCCCGGAGTCATTCATGAGTGACAGCTCTAACAGCCGCTCCCCATCATCCTCCCCACCTCTGCCCACTAAGCCGAGCCGTATcacagacctgcccgccgctgGACTGCTGTCGAAGCGCCTTCACCCACGTGACAAGACCCTCGCTGCCAAGAGCAGCATCACCA AGCTCAATGGAATGGTGCTACTGTGTAAAGTGTGTGGAGACGTGGCCTCGGGCTTCCACTACGGTGTTCATGCCTGTGAAGGCTGCAAG GGCTTCTTCAGAAGAAGCATCCAGCAGAATATTCAGTATAAGAAATGCCTGAAGACAGAAAGCTGCACTATTGTGCGGATAAACCGCAACCGCTGCCAGCAGTGCCGCTTCAAGAAGTGTTTATCTGTCGGGATGTCACGAGACG CTGTGCGATTCGGACGCATCCCCAAGCGGGAGAAGCAGCGGATGCTCTTGGAGATGCAGACGGCCATGAATAACATGATGAACAACAGTCAGCTGCAGCACGTGCTTCACGGCGCCCAGACCGTCCCGTGCGCCATAGAGACCAGCCAGAGCGactccagctcctcctctccGTCGCCGCCGGATTCGCCTCGGTCCTCGTCGGATCTCTCCCGAGACTCGGAGTCAGCCGTTCCCATGGACACGGCGTCGTCCTGTTCGTCGGACAGCGGAGAGGAAGACGCGGCGAGCAACGGACGCGTTCCCCACCAGGACCTGTTCACGTACGGCTCGTCCGTATCTCCGGCCAGCTCCGAAACGCTCAGCAGCAGCAAGGAGGACGAGGAGCCGCAGCGGGAATGCTGGAACCGCTGGAACGACAACCAGAGGCGCTCTGACTGCGAGGGCGGCCTGCAAGGACCTTACAGGGAACATGTGACTCAGCAGTGCACCCGTCAGCCAGAAAACTTGCCTTACCACAGGAACGGCATGAACAAACTCCAGACGGGAGGAAACAGAGGACATCTG GTATGTCCCATGAGTGTTTCCCCCTTCGTGGACCCCTGCAAGCCCGGTCATGAAATCTGGGAGGAGTTCTCCAGGAGTTTTATCCCTGCTGTACGAGAAGTCGTGGAATTTGCCAAGCGGATCCCTGGCTTCCAGGACCTCTCCCAACACGACCAGGTTAACCTTCTCAAGGCGGGAACCTTCGAG GTTCTGATGGTGCGCTTCGTGCCTTTGTTCGACGTGAACGAGCGGACGGTGACATTCCTCAGCGGGAGGAAGTACAGCGTGGACCTGTTGCGCTCCATGGGCGCCGGAGAGCTGCTCAACTGCATGTTCGAGTTCAGCGAGAAGCTCATGGCCCTGCAGCTCAACGAGGAAGAAATGAGCCTCTTCTCCGCCGTGGTGCTGGTGTCTGCAG ACCGATCGGCCATCGAGAATGTAAGTGGCGTGGAGGCCCTGCAGGAGGCGCTGATCAGAGCTTTGAGGAACCTGATCATGAAGAACCACTCGAACGAAGCCGCCGTCTTCACCAAGCTGCTTCTGAAGCTGCCTGAACTGCGCTCGCTCAATAACATGCACTCCGAGGAGCTTCTAGCCTTCAAAATCCAACCTTAA
- the nr1d2a gene encoding nuclear receptor subfamily 1 group D member 2a isoform X1, which yields MQSTKQGGVIAYVCSSSSAPSPESFMSDSSNSRSPSSSPPLPTKPSRITDLPAAGLLSKRLHPRDKTLAAKSSITKLNGMVLLCKVCGDVASGFHYGVHACEGCKGFFRRSIQQNIQYKKCLKTESCTIVRINRNRCQQCRFKKCLSVGMSRDAVRFGRIPKREKQRMLLEMQTAMNNMMNNSQLQHVLHGAQTVPCAIETSQSDSSSSSPSPPDSPRSSSDLSRDSESAVPMDTASSCSSDSGEEDAASNGRVPHQDLFTYGSSVSPASSETLSSSKEDEEPQRECWNRWNDNQRRSDCEGGLQGPYREHVTQQCTRQPENLPYHRNGMNKLQTGGNRGHLVCPMSVSPFVDPCKPGHEIWEEFSRSFIPAVREVVEFAKRIPGFQDLSQHDQVNLLKAGTFEVLMVRFVPLFDVNERTVTFLSGRKYSVDLLRSMGAGELLNCMFEFSEKLMALQLNEEEMSLFSAVVLVSADRSAIENVSGVEALQEALIRALRNLIMKNHSNEAAVFTKLLLKLPELRSLNNMHSEELLAFKIQP from the exons ATGCAATCAACAAAGCAAG GAGGCGTGATAGCCTACGTCTGCTCCTCAAGCTCCGCCCCCAGCCCGGAGTCATTCATGAGTGACAGCTCTAACAGCCGCTCCCCATCATCCTCCCCACCTCTGCCCACTAAGCCGAGCCGTATcacagacctgcccgccgctgGACTGCTGTCGAAGCGCCTTCACCCACGTGACAAGACCCTCGCTGCCAAGAGCAGCATCACCA AGCTCAATGGAATGGTGCTACTGTGTAAAGTGTGTGGAGACGTGGCCTCGGGCTTCCACTACGGTGTTCATGCCTGTGAAGGCTGCAAG GGCTTCTTCAGAAGAAGCATCCAGCAGAATATTCAGTATAAGAAATGCCTGAAGACAGAAAGCTGCACTATTGTGCGGATAAACCGCAACCGCTGCCAGCAGTGCCGCTTCAAGAAGTGTTTATCTGTCGGGATGTCACGAGACG CTGTGCGATTCGGACGCATCCCCAAGCGGGAGAAGCAGCGGATGCTCTTGGAGATGCAGACGGCCATGAATAACATGATGAACAACAGTCAGCTGCAGCACGTGCTTCACGGCGCCCAGACCGTCCCGTGCGCCATAGAGACCAGCCAGAGCGactccagctcctcctctccGTCGCCGCCGGATTCGCCTCGGTCCTCGTCGGATCTCTCCCGAGACTCGGAGTCAGCCGTTCCCATGGACACGGCGTCGTCCTGTTCGTCGGACAGCGGAGAGGAAGACGCGGCGAGCAACGGACGCGTTCCCCACCAGGACCTGTTCACGTACGGCTCGTCCGTATCTCCGGCCAGCTCCGAAACGCTCAGCAGCAGCAAGGAGGACGAGGAGCCGCAGCGGGAATGCTGGAACCGCTGGAACGACAACCAGAGGCGCTCTGACTGCGAGGGCGGCCTGCAAGGACCTTACAGGGAACATGTGACTCAGCAGTGCACCCGTCAGCCAGAAAACTTGCCTTACCACAGGAACGGCATGAACAAACTCCAGACGGGAGGAAACAGAGGACATCTG GTATGTCCCATGAGTGTTTCCCCCTTCGTGGACCCCTGCAAGCCCGGTCATGAAATCTGGGAGGAGTTCTCCAGGAGTTTTATCCCTGCTGTACGAGAAGTCGTGGAATTTGCCAAGCGGATCCCTGGCTTCCAGGACCTCTCCCAACACGACCAGGTTAACCTTCTCAAGGCGGGAACCTTCGAG GTTCTGATGGTGCGCTTCGTGCCTTTGTTCGACGTGAACGAGCGGACGGTGACATTCCTCAGCGGGAGGAAGTACAGCGTGGACCTGTTGCGCTCCATGGGCGCCGGAGAGCTGCTCAACTGCATGTTCGAGTTCAGCGAGAAGCTCATGGCCCTGCAGCTCAACGAGGAAGAAATGAGCCTCTTCTCCGCCGTGGTGCTGGTGTCTGCAG ACCGATCGGCCATCGAGAATGTAAGTGGCGTGGAGGCCCTGCAGGAGGCGCTGATCAGAGCTTTGAGGAACCTGATCATGAAGAACCACTCGAACGAAGCCGCCGTCTTCACCAAGCTGCTTCTGAAGCTGCCTGAACTGCGCTCGCTCAATAACATGCACTCCGAGGAGCTTCTAGCCTTCAAAATCCAACCTTAA